The DNA region ttcatggctgcaatcaccatctgcagtgattttggagcccaaaaaaagtctgacactgtttgcactgtttcccatctatttcccgtgaagtgatgggaccagatgccatgatcttagttttctgaatgttgagctttaagccaactttttcactctcctctttcactttcaccaagaggctttttagttcctcttcactttctgccataagggtggtgtcatctgcatatatgaggttattgatatttctcctggcaatcttgattccagcttgtgcttcttccagcccagcgtttctcctgatgtactctgcatataagttaaataagtagggtgacaatatacagccttgatgtactccttttcctatttggaactagtctgttgttccatgtccagttctaactgttgcttcctgacctgcatacaggtttcccaagagacaggtcaggtggtctgctattcccatttctttaagaattttccacagtttattgtgatccacacagtcaaaggctttggcatagtcaataaagcagaaatagatgtttttctgtaactcttgcttttttgatgatccagtggatgttggcaatttgatctctggttcctttgccttttctaaaaccagcttgaacatctggaagttcacggttcatgtattgctgaagcttggcttgaagaattttgagcattactatactAGCGTCTGAgttgagtgtaattgtgcggtaatttgagcattctttggcattgcctttcttaggggttggaatgaaaactgaccttttccagtcctgtggccactgctgagttttccaaatttgctggcatattgagtgcagcactttcacagcatcatctttcaggatttgaaatagctcaactggaattccatcacatccactagcttagttcgtagtgatgctttctaaggcccacctgacttcacattcctggatgtctggctctaggtgagtgatcacaccattgtgattatctgggtcgtgaagatcttttttgtacagttcttctgtgtattcttgcctcctattctgtttctgttaggtccatactatttctgtcttaCAGCTTCAGGTAGTCACTATTTATGTTTTGCCTGGAGGTTTTCTTTGCAGTTGAccggagagagaggagagagtcaGCATCGAGCCTGCTCCATCCCAGCCAGAACCAGAGCTGCTGGGGCAGCATCAGTCCTGGGCGAGAGCACCTCTCCTTAGCTTCAAGGACTATTCTCCTGTCTCAATGTGTGGATTGTCTGTTCGTGTCTTTTGCCCAATTTTCTATTTGGTATTTAGCTCTTCCTTCATTTTGAAGACGTCCACGTGTTTTAAAGATACTTTAGGTTTTTAGCCCTTTTGATGTCCAACAGTTAAATGACTCATGGTTAAGTCTTTTATCTTCTTAGTTGGGACTGTAATGGAATTTTCTCTGATGGGTTGCTGTTTGTGTCCATGGAGCCTGTTGAGTTCTCTTTGCTGGTTTTCTTTGCTGCTACCACTGTGCTGAAGTTTTCTTTGAATGTCTGAGTctgttttatcctttttgttttgttttgttttatccttttttatcTCGGGCTCTCGATGTAAACCAGGACCTCATCGAGGCCCACACGTGGCATGTGGTCAGCGTGCTCTTTAGTCTCTGGAGTTCAGAAGAATTGCCCTGCTGTTCCTCTTGACCTTGACTTTTGCCCTGAGTCTGAGCCAGATGTCCTCTCTGGGCACCTGTGGGTGCGTCAGGAGGTTCCTGCAGGCCTGGGTGGAGGGGCCGGCCTGTCCTTGCATGTCCCCCAGGAGGTGGTGGACAGGGCGGCCTGTCCTCTCATGTCCCCTGGGAGGTGGTGGACGGGGCGACCTGTCCTCACGTGTCCCCCTGATGGAGCATCTCCTCTGCAGCCCCAGAGCACCCCCTGCCCCGAGCAGCCTCTCCCCGGCCGGGTCTCTCCAGGTCTGAGCAGGTTGTACTCTGCTGCCGCTTAGGCCTTCGCGGTCCTCAGCCACGCAGCGTTGTCGTGCGCCCCAGCCCTGCACTCTGCTGGGTCCCTCCacacctgtggcccctgcaggcCGCCCGCTGGGCCGGCCTCCTCATCTGCTTGTGCTGTTGACGGGAGCCGGCCCGGGGTGCTCCACATGAACCACCAAGGCCTGGTCTCGGGTCCTGGTGAGGGATGCTTAGGCTGCGGTTCCGGCCCCGAGGTGGCTGAGAGCTGTGAGGCAACGTCGGGTAGCTCTGGGCGCAGCTCCAGCTCCGGTTCAGCCTGATGGTCCCGCCGGCGCGGGGTCTCACCCACAGGGGCTGCTCCCGTGAGATGACCTGCCCCCGAGTGCCCTGGCCTTGTCCCCTGCAGGCCAGGACTCCAGGCCAGGGGTCAGCCACAGGCTCCTGCCCCTCCTGCGCCCACACGGGGTGGGGGGCGTGCAGAACCCAGAACCCCCACACAGTGTAACCCCATGGCCTCCTTGTctgggggccaggcctgggggccctgggggctTGTGTCGCAATGGTGGAAGAGCCGTCAGACTCTCTTCTTAATTTTTGAAGGAATGTGTTTTGCAGAACGCAAAGCTGTGCTCTGTGGATTAACTGTTGGACTCCTCTGCCTGCCGAGGGGGAGAGTGACAGGCCAGGGGCAAGGCCTCCAGGCGGCCGGGTGCTCACCGCTCAGGGCGGCCTGCTGCCAGGAGATGGGATAATGTGATTATTCTCAATTAGATTAATAAAGAATAATTAGACATCATAAATCAAGTCATCACGGGGTATTGTCATGGGAAAAATATGTAGCTAGAATTAATTAGTTTTCAAATAAAGCGTTTACTTTAATTGCCTGAAATGATGGAGCCCTTAATTGCTGAGGCTTCGTCTTGGCCTGAGCGTCCGGCTGTTGTAACAACGTGATGAGTTTGTTCCCTGCATCCTTCCGTTGGGAAACAGGGCGAGGGGGCCTGATTCATCGGCTGGAGCCAGCCCCGTGCAGGTTCTGGAAACTCCCATCAGGCCGCGGGCGATGGCAAGTGCGGGCTGAGCCTCTGCTGGTGCTGCCCAGGGCCCACgctgcgtgcgtgtgtgcgtgcgtgtgtgtgcgtgcccgCTGTGTGAACACGTGTGTGTGCCTGGCGGCCTGCACTGTGGGAGCCCCTCGGCCCCTGCCCCGTGGCACTCTGCTGGCTCTGTGCAAACTGGGGGGGACTGTCCCGGGGCCCAGCAGGACAGCCCCTCAGCCGCCCTGGGCTCTGCTCCCAGCCGTCCGCTCGGCCTGGCCCAGGACCTGTGGGCAGACAGGTGGCCGTGGCTGCCAGCGGGACTGGGGCAGGGTGGTCAGGGGGGCTCGGAGTGGCCCCGGCAGCTCCTCCTTTGGGGGGCCCACAGGCCTTAATCACGAGACCGGGGATTTGAGGCAGGGTCTGTGCTCTGTGAGAGCAGCCCTCCCGGGTGGTGGAAGGTTACTGGGCCTGCGTCTTGCCCGCACACCGTGGGGGCCGCTGCTCCGCCCCTGGGTGGCAGCGTGCGGGGTCCGGAGCCTAGAGGAGGCAACTGGCCGGCCCGTTGCTTGGgccggggttggggggaggaCCGGGACCCACACGCCTCCAACTGTGCAGCGCAGGGAGGGCTGGGCAGGAAGGGCAACCCCAGGGATGCGGAGGGCAGTGCAAGGGCTCCAGGTGATGGGGGCCCGCCGTCTGGGGGACCCAGGGGCGCCTGTGCCATCTGGAGGAGCGAGGAGCGCGCGGTTGTTCACGCCCACCTCTGTCTGCAGGCGAGCGTATGGCAGCCCCCGCGCCCCCACCGCCGGACCCCCAGTTCGTTCTGCGCGGCGCCCACTCAGCCGTGCACGCGCTGCACTTCTGCGATGGAGCCGAGGGACGCCCGCTGCTCCTCTCAGGGTGAGTGCTCTGCCCAGGCGGCCAGGAGGAGTTGGGGGAAGGCCCAGGCTGCCCCCACCCTGGGCACGTGCCTTAGGCCACCCCGCAAGCATGCAGGGTGTCTCTCTCAGCACCCGCTCCCCAGGAGAGAGCTGCTCTGGGCTCCTGCCCTGCCTGGAAGTGGAGTGCATCTCCTGGGCGCATGTGGCCAGCTGTCCCCCGCAAGTTGCTGGCTGGAGTGCCTGCTCACTGGCCGAGTGGTgtccccccggcccccaccccacacctaGGCCTGACTTCAGCCCAGCCCCCGACCCCCAGGCCTGACCCAAGCCCGCCCCCCCCGGCCCCGGGGCCGGCCCTGACTGCCCCCCCGCCCGGCCCTGCCGTGCTATCTGAACAGGTCGCTGCGTGGGCTGGTGCACATCTGGAGCCTACAGACGCGGAGGCCGCTCACCACCCTGGACGGCCACGGGGGCCAGTGTGTGACCTGGCTGCACACGCTTCCCCGGGGGCCCCAGCTGCTCAGGTGGGTCACGGTGGCGCTGACCCGGGGGTGGAGGTCTCCCGTGGACGGCCCAGGGCCCCAGCCGCAGGGCAGCCCCGGCACCAGGGGGCTGTCCTAGGGCGGCCTCTGTGGGGAACCCACCGGGGAGCTCCTGTCGGCTGGGGTTGCAGGTCTGCTCTGAGCACAGTGGCCGCAGGCTCCCCCGTCAGGGCCCACAGGCCGCGGGCAGCTCCTAAGTGCTCGCGCCCCAGCCAGGGGCCCTGTGGGTGGCAAGGAAAGACCACATGCCACAGCGAAGACCAGACGCGGCCACAGCAGCTAATGAAGCAAATGCTGAAGGTGAAGGGAGAGCTGCTCCCCGCCCGGATGGTTGAGGCCGCGGCCCCTGGCCCGAGTGGGGCCCACTGTAGCCCACCGCCCCCTGCAGGCTGGGCCGTAGTGTCAGGATACCCACTACGCAGCTGCCTTCCTGCGAGGGGGCGGTTGGTCCCCCGGGGCGGCACCAAGCCTgcgctgaaactcagcaggctaCTGGGCGGGGGGTGTGCCGGAAGGCCCTGCAGGTGCTGGGGGGGCGGGAGACGGCAGAGCGAGGGATGCGGTCTCTGGGCAGGAGACCACGTGTGTGGAGGCTGCATGGGCCTGGCCTGTGCGtcccaggaggggctgggggctggcatCAGGGCAGGGGCCCGCAGAGGCGATGGGACGCGCCCCAGCTGGGCGGTTGGCCAGGAGGCAGCCGGAGGGCGCTGGGGGGTACAGGGTATGCTGGGGGCCTCTGCCTTCCCCTGGAGAGAGGCACCGTCCAGGACGGGGGCCCCGCTGTCAGACTGATTGCTGCCTGGGGctctctgcccttctccaggggtcacaCCCCCAGATAGCTGACATGTCAGAGGGCTTTCCCAAGCACTCTCTGCCCCAGGACTCCTGGACAGGTCGGCTCTGCGGCTCTGGGCTTGGAGCCTGGGCACCATGGCGCCTGGTCCCCAGGAGCCAAGGCCTTGAGGCCCCAGGGGGCTTCAAAGCACTTTTGTGCTGGACGCAAGCGTTTTGCGAGCCTGGGGCGGCTGAGGCTGGGCAAGTTGGGGCCGTGTCCTGGGCGTGTGCTCGTCCAGCCCTCACAGGGCCTCGCCCCATCCCCTGCACTGCCCAGACGCACCCCTTGCACATGGGCCTTGCTCTCTCCGTGATGGCTGGAGTAGGGGCTGTGTCCGAAGACCCCGCTGAGCTGCCCAGCCTTCCTCCTGGGTGTTGAGTGGAGGTGTAGGCCTTTATGGGCCCCCTGCTCCCCCAAGCAACCTGGGCTGTCCTGGGGGAGCCCCCCCGGGAGGCGGGCCCCTTGGAGAGCCGGCCTGTGGACACGTTGGGGGGCGCTGGTGTGCGTGCGTGACAGCTGGCCAGGGTGCCCCGCCGGGCCAGACGCAGAGCGCTCAGGTGCTTGAGGAGCCAGGTGTGTGCGGCAGCGTGGAGGCCGGGGCCCAGCTGTGTTTGCAAGTCCGGCCTCTGAAGTGGCACTCGAGGGGAAGGTGCCCTTTCACGTCAGGGGCCGGAGGACAAAGCTGGGGCCCGGGCCAGCCTCACCAGGCCCCGCAGCCCCCCGGCCCGGCCCGCATGCCCGAGGCCACACCTGTGCCCGTGGGCAGgcccctcctcctgctctgggCTGAGTGACAAGCTTACAGAAAGAGGCCTGGGAGTTGAGTGTGGCTGTGTGGTCGTGGGGGAGCCCTGGGCAGCCGTGCTCCCCCGCCCCTGCTTGCCTGGCCCTTCCTCTCCATCTTTGGAAGGATGCCCCCACCTTcttgctttaccatctgaacaggCATTTCCAAAGTGCGGAGACTCGTTTTATGATTCGGGGGGGTTTTTAACCTAAATGAGCGACCGAGCAGCTTCCGCCCACCCTGCCGGCGGGACGGGCCAGGGTGTGCGGCTGCCGTGTCGTGAGTGCCTGTCCTGCTCTGAACGTGTGGTCCAGGTGCCCGCCTTTGCCAGTGCGTGGCAGAGGGTTTCACCTGGGGCTGGTGTGGATGAGGCTTGAGAAGCCTCCCGGGGGCCCCGGTGCCCGAGAAGAGGCTCCCGCTGGCCGGTCTGGGGTCGGGGTGGTCGGGACACAAACGTCAGTGAGGACCGTGGGCGACGGCCCGTTAGTCACACGGGAACAGGCGGAGGCGAGGGCCCCCGCTGCCTTCGGGGGGGCAGCTTTCAGTGGGCACACCTGGCAAGCACATCTGTGCAGGCGTGAGGGGTGGGCGTCGGCTTTGTGCACAGGGTCGTCCCCATGTTGTTGGCCCCAAGTGTGGAATGCCACCCTGGAGATGACACCCAGgggccccacacacacacaagggacaGGGTGAGGCAGAGCCTGCCCGGTCCAAGGGCCTGGTGAGCGCTGGCCAGCCAGTGTTCGCCCGGGATCCAAGCTAGCCGCTCCCAGCCCGGCGATGACGTGCGTGGCTGTGCCTGGTCCTTCGGCTCGGGGGCCAGCGTGGAGGCCCCGTGTCCCCACTGCCCTCGTGGGCcgcccagcccccacctctgctTCTGTCCCGCCCCACGCATGACTCCTCCCCCGGGTACGGGCTCGAGGCCCGCACGGGGTCTCGTGCAGGCCCCGGGTCAGCCCACCCGCTGTCCCggcccctctgtcccctcccGCCTGTGCGCACGTGCCTTCCCCATGTTCCCGAACCTCGGCCGGCCCTTGGGTTCTGTGGGCTGAGCCTCCCATTCCCTGGATCCCTGGGGCTCTCAGGTCGGACTGCTGAGGCGGGCCTTCTGGAGGAGACCCTCCGCGTCCATGCCTCGTCCCCTGGGGGCGTGTGCGCAGTGCACATGTCAGAGACGGTCCCCTGCTCCTGGGCTCCTCGGACGGGAGACCCGAGGGCCAGCAAGGGGCCGCTGCAGGGACGCAGGCTTGAGCTGCGGTGGGCCCAGCCTTTCAGGGCGTCAGTGCCAGGCGGTTGGCGGGCTCCCACGACCCGTCCTCAGTGTCTGCCCCCGTCTGCCACGGACCCCAGGCCAGCACGTCTGGGCTGCAGGCACGAGTGTGGCCCTTCTCAGCGCAGGAGCTGGGGCCCTCCCTGAGAGGGTCACAGCCCGCCGCCTCCTGTTCTGGCAGCCAGGGCCGCGACCTACAGCTGTGCGTGTGGGACCTGGCAGAGGGCAGGAATGCCGTGGTAGACGCCGTGCGCCTGGAGAACATGGGCTTCTGCAGGGCCTCCGTCCTGGGCGAGGGCCCGCAGCGCTGGATGGTGGCCGTGCCTGGGAGAGGTAATGATGAGGTGAGTGAGCCCCGAGCGGCTCTGGGGTCTCTGAGCGGCCGAGGTCTGGTCTTCTACATGGTGGCCATGGTGGTGGGCttgggcagggggcccaggtgggCTGAGGTCTCCGGGAGGCCCTCAGGGCATCAGGAGCAGGCAGACCCAGTGGTCCAGGTGGGCCTCAGAGCCGGGCCAGCAGGGGAGGTGGCCTTTCGGGGTCAGAGCTGGGCACCGGCGTGAGGCCTTGGGCAGGGCTGGGACGCTGCTGGGGGACGTGTACTGGGGTGGCGACTGCAGGACAGAGGGGGACATCAGAGAGCAGGCCCCAGGGTCACTGTTGTGGGGGGCGCAGGCTGAGCGGGGACTGGTCAGCTGGGCccgggggggggtgggggggtcaaaGCCACATACCCGGGGGCGGCGCCCCCTCCATCCCCCACTGTGTCCTTGCTCCCTGAGGGCCGTTTGGCAGGCAGGGCTAGGCCTGCACCCAGGAAGTTTGGCCAGCGCCCAAGAGGAGCCGTGAATCTCAGAGCAGACCCAGCTCATAAATAACGAGGCAGGAACAGGCGTCTGTTTGTTCACTGAGGCACTTAAATCTCCAATTAGGAGCTACATGTGCTTTTGTTGCCAATTTGCCAAAAACCTGTTAAAAGTTTTATTAATGTGAAGAGAGAGGGCTCCGCTCTCTACTGCGGCAGCAGCTAGATGGTACTGAGCCTCCTGCACTGGCGCCCTTCCCGAGCGGGCGGCGGGGTCTGGGCCCGGGGCTGGGCACCTCCCGGGAGCGGGCCGTTCGCCGTGTTCCCGCCTGGACTCAGGCCGCGGGCCCAGGGGCGCCGGATGTGCCCAGGACGTGCTCCCGCCCCACCAGGCCTGGCTGTCTGGGTGGCCACGCTTGCCCGAACCAGACATCCTTCTGGAAGCAGAACGTGCCCTCGGACGCCAGGAGGGAGCAGTGGTGTATGGGAGGCCCTCCCACCCCCTGACCACAGGGACCGCGGCCACGTGCTCTCAGGCCAGCACTGCCCCCGGCCAGGCCCCCAATGTGCAGGCCCACGACCCCTGGGCCCTGCCCTCGGCCGGGACGCGCCTGGACGCCTGAGGCCTGGGGGCTCTCCCCCGAGAGGACCCAGTGTCCTCCTGGTCTGCCCGGTCACTTCCGGGCCACACCCTGGGCCTCTGCGTCCTCCCCAACGTCCTTTGTCCTGCTGGCACCTCTCCTGAGCCTCACAGCTGCCGCGGGGGCGTCTCGCTTTTCAGACTCATGGCGGGGCAACCCTCTCGTGGCTCAGGTCCTCTTCCACGTCTTTGGGGCAGTGAGGACAAGGTGTGCAGGGCAGAAGCTGGCCCTGCAGGCACGACAGTGTGGAGAGCGTGTGTCAGGCGCATGTGCGTGTGTGGTGTTGGTGAGAGCGTTCACCCCCACACCGCACGTCTGCACCTCTGGTTCACCCGGAGTCCCTCCCAGGGGTCCTGTGTTGGGTCCTGTATTCCCAGCAGGCGTGCAGTCCTCTCGATGCTACAGACTGTCTGCACCGTGACCTAGCCATCCTCAGACCTGGGCTGTCCGTGTCCCCGCCGGCACACTGCCCGTGGCACGTCCCCCACAGAGTGGCCACCGGGCAGGGCACCCAGGAGGGTCTGTGCTGGCGTGGGCGACTCCAAGCACAAGCCAGCGCGGCGGGCGCTGGGGGCCAGGACAGCCCAGAGGCTCCAGGCCGTCCGCGTTTCAGGCCCAGTCCGGTGGGGGTGCCAGGAGGGCGGGGGTGCAGGCTCTGAGTCAGCACATCGGGCCAAGCTGCCCGCCCGGCCGGGAGGTCAACACGAGGGAGGCCCCAGGTGGCTGCTGGATGATAGCACCCTCGAGGGCCCTGCCGGTCACTGGGGAGTGACGCGTGCGTCCCGCACGGCCGGGAGCCAGGGGGCTGTGCGGAGGCGCAGACAGGCCCGCAGCGCCTAGCTGAGCCTCGAGACTCCTGCTTGTGCGGCCCGGACTCGACCTGGCTGCAGCCCAGACCTGCCTGTTTTTTACTGTCAGGTCCAAGTTCTGGAGCTGCCGTCCAAGACGTCGGTGAGCTGCCTGAAGCCCGAGGCGGGGGCCAGACTGGGCATGCCCATGTGCCTGCAGCTCTGGCAGGTAAGGCCCCGCGCCCGGCCACGCCCTGGCCACGCCCCCAGGCATGAGTCATACCTATTAGGGACGGGGCTCCTGGTCCCCCTCTTCCACCGCCTTGCCGTCCCCAGTCTGCCCCGCTCCTGCTGCGAAGGCGCCTGCAGCCCCTGCAGGACTCGTTCTCACCCCCGTGGGTGGTGGGGGTCAGCGGCTGCCTCCCCGGGGAGCCACTTGCTGCCCTCTGGTCTGTGGGCGGTGTTGGCCAACTGTGCAAGCCTTGTGGCCTCTGCTCGCGGGATGAGCTGCCTAGCTCTCCAGCCCGTGGGGGGCTCAGTGCTGCTGTCCGGCGGCCATGTCTGCTTCTCTCGGCCGATCTTGCTGACCGCATGTGGTCGGGAGGTGTCTCCGAGGTtgcagcaggggtgggggcggccTCAGTCGCTGTGGCATCTCTGCTCCGGGGGTAGCGAGTGGATGACCCAGGGCATGCACTGCAGACTGGGCGGTGTCCTTGCTGCCGCAGACGCCGTGGCGAGCGGGTCACTGACCGGGGCCGCTCTCCTATGCCACTGGGACTGGGGGAGCCATCCCGCCCTGCGGTTAGATGTGGCCCCACGGGGTGAAGGGGCCTGTGCGCCCTGCTCCTGGCCCTCCAGGGCCCTGCCCTTCCTCATACTCGCTGCCCCTGCAGCTTCTGCACTGAGAGCAGCCCACGGGGGCGTAGGGAGGTGTGGGCGCCGAGACGCCCCTGGACAGCGAGGCTGTGGGTGCCAGGCTGGCGGGCCAGGGGGGCGGGGGTGCTCACAGGCCCCAGAGGGGACGCATCGCATCCGCTCACGCTCTCTGGAGACGCTGTCAGTGTCGTTGCCTAATCGTGTAAGAATTCCATCAGAACCACGTGTAGAAACAGGATGTACAAACTTGTCAAGGTAACCAGCACGGCTGACAGAAGGACATGCTGAGCTGCGATGGCTGATGCGGATCCAGCCCAGAGCCCCTGGCTCAGAGTCAGCTCTGGATGTCTCTCCAGGCCTGGGTCTCGGACTGCCTACCGCTGAGGACCCGAGTGTGGCAGGGGGCCTGACCAGCCAGTCAGAGGCCTTCTTGTTCAGCTCCTGAGAATGGACAACGTGTGTTGTGAGGAGGATGGTCACGTGGGAGGTCAGGGGTCATGCACACCCGACCTGGAAGCTGGCCCTCCAATGCTCGCCCTCTGGCCAAGGGGCTCCCCGGGAACCTGGAGGTGCTGGGGCCCCTGTGGCCAGCACACCCGGGGGCGGGTGGGGGTGCTGAGTGAGTGGGGTGGGCCTGCGCACGGGGTCTCTGTGTATGGCGGGGGGCCTGGGGGCCTCAGTGCAGGCGGGTGGGCCCCATACCAGGAGCTCTGACTGCTGCCCCCGCCGCTGCACGGGGCCCGGATGGGTCAGCGGCATGCAGCCCTCACTTAGCCATGGTGCTCGGAGCCCCCGGCCCAGGAGCGGGGCAGCCCCCGTGCACGGGGATCCTGCGGGCAGGGGCGGTGGGAGGCCAGGGCGGAGCCCCCAGGGGGCGGACCCAGGCCCAGCAGTCCGCACGGGGGGAGCTCATGTGGTCATCTGAAAACCGGGCGCACCGGGGCCTTCCCATCCCTCCAGACCCCGGGTGGACCCGTGCGGGGCTCCCCGCCCCCTTGGGTCACGCGTGCGGTGCAGCCCCAGGCCCGCAGGAGGGCCGTGCCCAGCGAAGCCCAGGCCGCGTCCAATGCCAGCCTCCTTTCTCAGGGCTGCGGCAACCCTGGGCCAGGCCCCCGCTGGCCCTCCAGGACCCAGGGCGGCCACTGAGCCCCTGGTCGGGGAAGCCCCGCGGCCTGGGTGAGGGGCAGGCGTGCTCGGTCAGCTCTGAGCCCCGGGGGCTTGGCCAGCGGTCCCGGGGCGGCCACCAGGCTCAGGGCAGCCGCTCCTGGTTGGTGCCAGGCCGGCCTGGGGTCCACACGCCCCCCACTCCTCGTGGCTGCTGCGCAGCCTCTGACCCGCGCCCTCATCTATCACACGGCGGGCGGGGCGCTGACTCCATGGGCTTGGCGAccggaggcggg from Cervus canadensis isolate Bull #8, Minnesota chromosome 1, ASM1932006v1, whole genome shotgun sequence includes:
- the GNB1L gene encoding guanine nucleotide-binding protein subunit beta-like protein 1 yields the protein MAAPAPPPPDPQFVLRGAHSAVHALHFCDGAEGRPLLLSGSLRGLVHIWSLQTRRPLTTLDGHGGQCVTWLHTLPRGPQLLSQGRDLQLCVWDLAEGRNAVVDAVRLENMGFCRASVLGEGPQRWMVAVPGRGNDEVQVLELPSKTSVSCLKPEAGARLGMPMCLQLWQAKSSSRPLLLAGYEDGSLALWDVSTRKVCSRVACHSEPIMGLALDPRRARGVSGSAEKALAVWSLEGQQALQVHGTHELTNPGIADVKIRPDSKILATAGWDHRVRVFQWRTMRPLAVLAFHSATVHCVAFDTAGLLAAGSGDQRISVWSIYPPT